A region from the Hydra vulgaris chromosome 10, alternate assembly HydraT2T_AEP genome encodes:
- the LOC136086216 gene encoding histone-lysine N-methyltransferase SETMAR-like, with amino-acid sequence MATRPTIIRSCLLYEFKLGRNATQAAKNICTAFGEGTVSERTAQKWFQRFSSGDESIEDLPRSGRPLLVDEDELKDAVESDSSQTCQELALRFAVSVETIRLHLHAIGKAWKLSRWVPHKLSIDNKKQRLTICTSLLSRHNVEPFLDRLLTCDEKWIVYNNTKRCYHWLSPDDPIPKTPKPNLHEQKVLLCIWWTTAGVVHYELLPTGQTITGLVYSAQLQRVHDLLLVKQPALVHRRRVLLLHDNARPHTARVTQDKLQSLGWESLPHPPYSPDLSPTDFHFFLSLGNHLKGKQFRDQDAVEMELKAFIDSKDQEFFRSGINKLVLRWEKVLDANGDYFDE; translated from the coding sequence ATGGCAACCCGACCAACGATTATTCGATCTTGCTTACTTTACGAGTTCAAACTTGGAAGGAATGCAACACAAGCGGCCAAAAACATCTGCACAGCATTTGGAGAAGGTACAGTAAGTGAACGCACAGCACAGAAGTGGTTTCAGCGATTCTCTTCGGGAGATGAGTCCATCGAAGACCTGCCGCGTTCTGGACGCCCATTGTTGGTTGATGAGGATGAACTGAAGGACGCTGTCGAGTCTGACTCCAGCCAAACTTGCCAAGAACTTGCACTGAGGTTTGCTGTGAGTGTTGAAACCATCCGCCTGCATCTGCATGCGATTGGGAAAGCGTGGAAGCTGAGTCGGTGGGTTCCGCACAAATTGTCGATCGACAACAAGAAGCAACGGCTTACGATCTGCACATCACTCTTATCACGCCACAATGTTGAGCCTTTTCTTGATCGTTTATTGACATGCGACGAAAAATGGATTGTGTACAACAATACCAAGCGTTGCTACCATTGGTTGTCCCCCGATGACCCCATCCCAAAGACACCCAAGCCCAATCTCCACGAGCAGAAGGTTTTGCTCTGCATTTGGTGGACTACAGCTGGTGTGGTGCATTACGAGCTGCTCCCAACAGGCCAAACCATTACTGGACTGGTCTACTCAGCACAGCTGCAACGAGTTCACGACCTGTTGCTTGTAAAGCAGCCTGCACTGGTGCACAGGAGAAGAGTTCTGCTTCTCCACGACAACGCGAGACCGCACACCGCTCGCGTGACTCAGGACAAGCTCCAAAGCCTTGGTTGGGAGAGTTTGCCTCATCCACCATACTCGCCAGACCTCTCCCCTACTGATTTCCATTTTTTCCTTTCCCTGGGAAATCATTTAAAAGGAAAGCAGTTCCGAGACCAGGACGCGGTTGAAATGGAGTTGAAAGCTTTTATAGACTCAAAGGACCAAGAATTTTTTAGAAGTGGAATAAATAAGCTTGTTTTACGTTGGGAAAAGGTTTTAGATGCTAATGGTGACTATTTTGATGAATAA
- the LOC100207019 gene encoding ethanolamine-phosphate cytidylyltransferase isoform X2 — protein MSNIDNEKKIQKVWCDGCYDLVHFGHANQIRQAKSMGDYLIVGVHSDEEVRKHKGPPVFNEEERYKMVRAIKWVDEVVPDAPYITALETLDKYGCSFCVHGDDITCTADGQDTYHIVKAAGRYKECKRTEGVSTTNLVGRMLLLTKTHFDHGIPINSMNPQDLEKISSDSSGKSPYTGVSHFLPSSQKIVQFSDGKDPMPGDRIVYAAGAFDLFHVGLLDFLEKVKELGDYVIVGLHTDSEVNRYKGSNYPIMNLHERVLSVLACRYVNQVIIGAPYKVTEELITQFKVDVVVHGSTLIMNDADGSDPYAYPKQIGIFQTVDSGNPLTTSDIVQRIIAHKLEYELRNQNKEKKELAVLERIQKQKEMNEVV, from the exons atgAGTAATATTGACAACGAGAAGAAAATACAAAAGGTTTGGTGCGACGGTTGTTATGACTTAGTACATTTTGGTCATGCAAACCAAATTCGACAGGCAAAATCTATGGGAGATTATTTAATAGTTGGTGTACACTCTGATGAAGAAGTTAGAAAGCACAAAGGACCTCCTGTTTTTAATGAAGAAGAAAG ATACAAAATGGTTCGAGCAATTAAATGGGTTGATGAAGTTGTTCCTGATGCACCTTATATTACGGCATTAGAGACATTGGATAAGTATGGATGTAGCTTTTGTGTCCATGGTGATGATATCACTTGCACTGCAGATGGACAAGATACTTACCATATTGTAAAAGCAGCTGGGCG ATATAAAGAATGTAAACGTACTGAGGGTGTTTCAACTACAAATCTTGTAGGACGCATGTTGTTGCTAACAAAAACTCACTTTGATCATGGAATTCCAATCAACAGTATGAATCCTCAAgatcttgaaaaaatatcttCGGACTCTAGTGGAAAAAGTCCTTATACTGGTGTTTCTCATTTTTTACCATCTTCTCAAAAGATTGTTCAATTTTCTGATGGAAAGGATCCAATGCCAGGAGATCGTATTGTGTATGCTGCAGGAGCTTTTGACTTGTTTCATGTAGGGTTGCTAGACTTTctagaaaaagttaaagaattaGGTGATTATGTTATTGTTGGTTTGCATACTGATTCTGAAGTAAATCGGTATAAAGGAAGCAACTATCCTATTATGAATTTGCATGAACGGGTGCTTAGTGTGCTTGCATGTCGTTATGTTAATCAAGTTATTATTGGAGCTCCTTATAAAGTCACAGAAGAGCTAATTACAcagtttaaa GTTGATGTGGTAGTACATGGATCAACATTAATTATGAATGATGCTGATGGAAGTGATCCATATGCTTACCCAAAGCAAATAGGTATATTTCAAACTGTTGATAGTGGAAATCCATTGACTACATCCGATATTGTTCAAAGGATAATTGCACACAa gcTTGAGTATGAACTAAGAAatcaaaacaaagaaaaaaaagaactcgCTGTATTAGAAAGAATCCAAAAGCAAAAAGAAATGAATGAAGttgtttaa